Proteins co-encoded in one Bacillus paramycoides genomic window:
- a CDS encoding IS3 family transposase (programmed frameshift) produces MSKIIFNEIQMKQLEKNKNVVKASERSISYCPDFKVRAVKENQQGKGPSQIFLENGFDLAVIGEEKPKQCLKRWRRTFEQFGEEGFYTERRGKGSTGRPSEKPLSSDEKLKKAEARIAFLEAELTFLKKFRRTRKAGVTEEALTPRETYTLIEQTIRRFQFPRMVRYLCTLAGVSRSGYYAWLHQTEKHLEKERNDETDYEWIQEIFNRKRKTCGGRSIKMVLEKTKGICMNLKRIYRIMRKYNLVTKIRRANPYKHIAKATQEHKTCPNLLKRQFNQEEPEKSMLTDITYLFYGKGKKAYLSCVKDSTTREILAYHVSSSLQMDIVYQTLNNLKERLGESIHSEALLHSDQGIHYTHPEFQKRVREMGIRQSMSRRGNCLDNAPMESFFGHMKDELDYKDCQTFESLELNIREYMKEYNYNRYQWTLKKMAPIEYRNHLLSA; encoded by the exons ATGAGTAAAATTATTTTTAATGAGATTCAAATGAAGCAGCTGGAAAAAAATAAAAATGTAGTAAAAGCGTCGGAACGTTCGATTAGCTATTGTCCAGATTTCAAAGTAAGAGCGGTAAAAGAAAATCAACAAGGAAAAGGTCCTAGCCAAATCTTTTTAGAGAATGGGTTTGACTTAGCTGTGATTGGTGAGGAGAAACCAAAACAATGCTTGAAACGTTGGCGAAGAACCTTTGAACAATTTGGTGAAGAAGGATTTTATACAGAACGCCGCGGGAAAGGAAGCACGGGACGTCCTTCGGAAAAACCTCTCTCTTCCGATGAAAAATTAAAGAAAGCGGAAGCGCGTATTGCGTTCTTAGAAGCGGAATTGACATTCCTAAAAAAGT TTAGAAGAACTCGAAAGGCAGGCGTTACAGAAGAAGCGTTAACACCACGAGAAACATACACACTGATTGAACAAACCATACGTCGATTCCAATTCCCACGTATGGTGCGTTATCTTTGCACACTGGCTGGGGTAAGTCGGAGTGGATACTATGCGTGGCTTCATCAGACAGAGAAACATCTAGAAAAAGAACGCAATGATGAAACAGATTATGAATGGATCCAAGAAATTTTCAATCGAAAAAGGAAAACATGTGGTGGTCGTTCTATCAAAATGGTGTTGGAAAAGACAAAAGGAATTTGTATGAACCTCAAACGTATTTACCGTATTATGCGTAAATATAATCTTGTGACAAAGATTCGCCGAGCGAATCCTTATAAACACATCGCAAAGGCGACACAAGAACATAAAACATGTCCGAACCTTTTAAAACGCCAATTCAATCAAGAAGAGCCTGAAAAAAGTATGTTAACGGATATTACCTATTTATTTTATGGAAAAGGAAAGAAGGCTTATTTATCATGTGTAAAAGACAGCACAACACGAGAAATTTTAGCCTATCATGTCTCCTCTTCTTTACAAATGGATATCGTCTATCAAACATTAAATAACTTGAAAGAGAGATTAGGAGAAAGCATCCATTCTGAAGCGCTTCTACATTCAGACCAAGGTATTCATTACACACACCCTGAATTTCAGAAACGCGTAAGGGAAATGGGAATCAGACAATCTATGTCCCGTAGGGGCAATTGTTTAGACAATGCACCAATGGAATCCTTTTTTGGTCATATGAAAGATGAATTAGATTATAAAGATTGTCAAACCTTTGAATCCCTCGAACTCAACATAAGGGAATATATGAAGGAGTATAATTATAATCGTTATCAGTGGACATTAAAAAAGATGGCTCCGATTGAATATCGGAACCACCTTTTAAGTGCTTGA
- a CDS encoding GNAT family N-acetyltransferase: MKIRKALLSEADELSELALHSKATWNYSEEFILACKEDLTITDEYIKNNFVYVLENDNTKIGFFSFLRNDKALDFLYIHPRYKGKGYGKIMWKFVIEQAKELGIKSFTIDSDPNAKGYYLKMGAKLIGETPSTVFKDRLLPLLKYDV, from the coding sequence ATGAAGATAAGAAAAGCGTTATTAAGCGAAGCAGATGAACTAAGTGAACTCGCACTACATTCAAAAGCAACGTGGAACTATAGTGAAGAATTCATACTTGCTTGTAAGGAGGATTTAACAATTACCGATGAGTACATAAAAAATAATTTTGTATATGTTTTAGAAAACGATAATACGAAGATTGGGTTTTTCTCATTTTTACGTAACGATAAAGCTCTAGATTTCTTATACATTCATCCTCGTTACAAAGGAAAGGGCTATGGGAAAATAATGTGGAAGTTTGTAATAGAGCAAGCAAAGGAACTAGGAATAAAAAGCTTTACGATTGATAGTGATCCGAATGCAAAAGGATATTATTTGAAAATGGGAGCAAAGTTAATCGGAGAGACACCATCAACGGTTTTTAAGGACCGATTACTGCCCCTTTTGAAGTATGATGTGTAA
- a CDS encoding bifunctional S-methyl-5'-thioadenosine deaminase/S-adenosylhomocysteine deaminase has protein sequence MKGEILLKTTYVNATIVTMNEQNEVIENGYIIVENDQIIDVKSGEFANDFAVDEVIDMKGKWVLPGLVNTHTHVVMSLLRGIGDDMLLQPWLETRIWPLESQFTPELAVASTELGLLEMVKSGTTSFSDMFNPIGVDQDAIMETVSRSGMRAAVSRTLFSFGTKDDEKKAIEEAEKYVKRYYNECGMLTTMVAPHSPYTCSTELLEECARIAVENQTMVHIHLSETEREVRDIEVQYGKRPVEYAASCGLFKRPTVIAHGVVLNENERAFLAEHDVRVAHNPNSNLKLGSGIANVKAMLEAGIKVGIATDSVASNNNLDMFEEMRIATLLQKGIHQDATALPVETALTLATKGAAEVIGMKQTGSLEVGKCADFITIDPSNKPHLQPADEVLSHLVYAASGKDISDVIINGKRVVWNGECKTLDEERIIFEASRYKRGLQR, from the coding sequence TTGAAAGGGGAAATACTTTTGAAAACAACTTATGTAAACGCTACAATCGTAACGATGAATGAACAAAATGAAGTGATAGAAAATGGATATATCATTGTAGAAAATGATCAAATTATAGATGTAAAGAGCGGAGAATTCGCTAATGATTTTGCAGTAGATGAAGTAATTGACATGAAAGGAAAGTGGGTTTTACCAGGGCTTGTCAATACACATACACACGTTGTAATGAGTCTCTTAAGAGGTATTGGCGATGATATGTTATTACAGCCGTGGCTTGAGACGAGAATTTGGCCACTTGAAAGTCAGTTTACTCCAGAGCTTGCAGTCGCTAGTACGGAATTAGGATTACTTGAAATGGTGAAAAGTGGTACAACATCATTCTCTGACATGTTTAATCCAATTGGAGTAGATCAAGATGCAATTATGGAAACGGTATCAAGGAGCGGGATGCGAGCTGCTGTTTCAAGAACTTTATTTAGCTTCGGAACGAAAGATGATGAAAAGAAAGCAATCGAAGAAGCTGAAAAATATGTAAAGCGTTACTATAACGAATGTGGCATGTTAACTACGATGGTTGCACCGCATAGTCCATATACATGTTCCACAGAATTATTAGAAGAATGCGCACGTATTGCAGTAGAAAATCAAACGATGGTTCATATTCATCTTTCGGAAACAGAGCGTGAAGTACGTGATATTGAAGTACAGTACGGAAAACGTCCAGTAGAATATGCAGCAAGTTGTGGGTTGTTTAAACGCCCAACAGTTATTGCACACGGTGTAGTGTTAAATGAAAATGAGCGTGCATTTTTAGCAGAACATGATGTTCGAGTAGCTCATAATCCGAATAGTAATTTAAAACTAGGTTCTGGTATAGCAAATGTAAAAGCGATGCTAGAAGCAGGAATAAAAGTAGGAATTGCAACAGATAGTGTGGCATCTAACAACAATTTAGATATGTTTGAAGAAATGCGTATAGCAACATTATTACAAAAAGGTATTCATCAAGATGCAACAGCGTTACCAGTTGAAACTGCTCTTACACTTGCGACTAAAGGAGCTGCTGAAGTAATCGGGATGAAACAAACAGGATCACTTGAGGTTGGAAAGTGTGCCGATTTTATCACAATTGACCCATCTAATAAGCCGCATTTACAACCAGCAGATGAAGTGTTATCGCACCTTGTATATGCTGCTAGTGGAAAAGATATAAGTGATGTAATTATTAACGGAAAACGTGTCGTTTGGAATGGCGAATGTAAAACGTTAGATGAAGAGCGTATTATATTTGAAGCGAGTCGTTATAAACGAGGTTTACAAAGATAG
- a CDS encoding peptide ABC transporter substrate-binding protein — translation MKRKKSHLMVMALVTSLLLTACNNKANKSDTEAKEQVLNVTVSEEIPSLDTAKTMDGTSAHVMQNIFEGLYVLDDQDQPIPAVAKSFKRSEDGKKYTFDLRKDAKWSNGDSVTANDFMFAWKRAINRETASQYAYMLFYVKNAKEINKGTMPLDELGVKVINDYKLEVELEQPIPYFLQLLALPIYLPQHESFLKEQGKNYALESSNLIYNGPFILEKWKHEQEFQLKKNATYWDEKKVKLDEINFQIVKDTMTAVNLYEAGNLDRVPINSQFVDKYKGSKELHMSSEPAIAMLRFNEKNSALANKKVRQAISFALNKKDFVAHFINNGAKPASGLVPVGHVNEENGKDFRKENGDLSPYDLQNAKKIWEEAKKELGVEQVNLEFLTFEQDNAKRMAEYIKGDLEKHLQGLAIQIKQQPFKQKLQLEQIGDYDISMGNWGPDYKDPISYLELFTTDNQNNKMNYSNRHYDELIKKAKSDLVLDQKKRWEALQEAERILLEDAAVAPLYQMGSAYVQKGYVKGIEKHQFGGIYTYKNAYIANE, via the coding sequence ATGAAGCGAAAAAAGAGCCATTTAATGGTAATGGCACTTGTTACATCTTTATTATTAACAGCTTGTAATAATAAAGCGAATAAAAGTGACACAGAGGCAAAAGAACAAGTATTAAATGTAACGGTATCAGAAGAAATTCCTTCTCTTGATACTGCGAAAACGATGGATGGTACATCAGCACACGTTATGCAAAACATATTTGAAGGTTTGTATGTATTAGATGATCAAGATCAGCCTATTCCAGCAGTAGCAAAATCGTTTAAAAGAAGTGAAGATGGTAAAAAATATACATTTGATTTGCGTAAAGATGCAAAATGGTCAAATGGAGACAGTGTGACAGCAAATGATTTTATGTTTGCATGGAAACGTGCAATTAACCGTGAAACGGCGTCTCAATATGCGTACATGCTCTTTTACGTGAAAAATGCGAAAGAGATAAATAAGGGAACAATGCCTCTTGATGAACTTGGGGTTAAGGTTATAAATGATTATAAGTTAGAAGTGGAACTCGAACAGCCAATCCCGTATTTTTTACAGCTGTTAGCACTACCTATATATTTACCACAGCATGAATCATTTTTGAAAGAACAAGGAAAGAATTATGCATTGGAATCTAGTAATCTCATATATAACGGCCCATTTATATTAGAAAAGTGGAAGCATGAACAAGAGTTTCAATTAAAGAAGAATGCTACATATTGGGATGAAAAGAAAGTGAAATTAGACGAAATAAACTTTCAAATTGTAAAGGATACAATGACCGCTGTTAATTTGTACGAAGCTGGTAACTTGGACCGGGTGCCTATTAATTCTCAATTTGTAGACAAGTATAAAGGAAGTAAGGAATTGCATATGTCGAGCGAACCTGCAATTGCTATGCTACGTTTTAATGAAAAAAATAGTGCGTTAGCAAATAAGAAAGTGCGTCAGGCTATTTCATTCGCGTTAAATAAAAAAGATTTCGTTGCTCATTTTATTAATAACGGAGCAAAACCTGCAAGTGGACTTGTACCAGTTGGTCATGTAAATGAAGAGAATGGTAAAGATTTTAGAAAAGAAAACGGAGATCTTTCTCCATATGATTTGCAAAATGCGAAAAAGATTTGGGAAGAAGCGAAAAAAGAGCTTGGAGTAGAACAAGTAAATCTCGAGTTTTTAACATTTGAACAAGATAATGCAAAACGTATGGCAGAATATATAAAAGGTGACTTAGAAAAGCATTTGCAGGGACTCGCGATCCAAATTAAACAACAGCCATTTAAGCAAAAATTACAGTTAGAACAAATAGGAGATTACGATATATCTATGGGAAATTGGGGACCGGATTATAAAGACCCAATTAGTTATTTAGAACTCTTTACGACGGATAATCAAAATAACAAAATGAATTATTCTAACCGTCACTACGATGAATTAATAAAGAAAGCGAAAAGCGATCTAGTATTAGATCAGAAGAAAAGATGGGAAGCATTGCAAGAGGCCGAGCGTATTCTATTAGAGGATGCTGCGGTCGCACCGCTTTATCAAATGGGCTCAGCTTACGTACAAAAGGGTTATGTAAAAGGAATTGAGAAGCATCAATTTGGTGGTATTTATACTTATAAGAATGCTTATATTGCTAATGAATAA
- a CDS encoding DUF4176 domain-containing protein, translating into MGSDVKFKDREHPIMVYGRRQMDSETKNMELCTLFFPHGNISSEYNFFLNHEDISSVLHLGFINETELEF; encoded by the coding sequence ATAGGTTCTGATGTAAAGTTTAAAGATCGGGAACATCCAATAATGGTTTATGGAAGAAGACAGATGGATTCTGAAACAAAAAACATGGAATTATGTACGTTGTTTTTCCCTCATGGTAATATTTCTTCGGAGTACAATTTCTTTTTGAATCATGAAGATATTTCTAGTGTATTACATCTTGGTTTTATTAATGAAACAGAATTAGAGTTTTAA
- a CDS encoding class I SAM-dependent methyltransferase: MGVNKLKNIEILNTYIEGFSDTLPTWLKYLIEAEEIHQNYENVQVLGTLKTDAVLYYVHRTLQVLDGLPLDEEAYRIIEKVLTYSELAKVGSLKQREQWKKKGINLFVHNEGSADIFSDIQFIERVETNLNSTEYLFIRDLIRTHGLIGQYIRGEARLDSHVDLINTYKEEYGDVRLKEILYYLNQCIIEGVSKALWSEVKNDLKITIDGLFDGYMEPFTSRIHRLTPKHKESVFEKDIIMGSEKRDVQTFLSDKDLWYVEPSMHALSFEDIWAVFVMLKNEIGTRKVQHIHFEKLMQQLHYDFKGEKKDNVYRKRVIEKYLREYRENEKPNTTHVSFKVKVDEDMKTAYVSFQFSAVGEALITFCVEAEKIDMMHARANVLLFDFFGLRKDAYDRFHNEEVYLEHMNSSADDKRIILDYIKGDMIVDVGAGGGVMLDMIEEETEDKRIYGIDISENVIDTLKKKKQNEGRSWDVIKGDAINLNSSFEKESVDTIVYSSILHELFSYIEYEGKKFNHEVIKKGLQSAYEVLKPGGRIIIRDGIMTEDKTLMRVIHFKDAGAMKFLEQYIREFKGRIIQYEVLADNTVKMSVNDAMEFLYTYTWGEDSFVHEVQEQFGIFTPNEYKDFVKGIFGDNINIVQAMNYLQDGYTQHLSEKIEFKDESGNAVALPDSTFFMVLEKK; encoded by the coding sequence ATGGGGGTAAATAAGTTGAAAAACATTGAGATTCTAAATACATACATTGAAGGGTTTTCCGATACTCTCCCTACGTGGTTAAAGTATTTAATTGAGGCAGAGGAGATACATCAAAACTATGAGAATGTACAAGTACTTGGAACATTAAAAACAGATGCGGTGTTGTACTATGTACACCGTACGCTACAAGTGTTAGATGGACTGCCTTTAGATGAAGAAGCGTATCGTATTATTGAAAAGGTACTAACGTATAGTGAACTTGCAAAGGTAGGATCTTTAAAACAGCGGGAGCAATGGAAGAAAAAAGGGATTAATCTATTCGTACATAACGAGGGTTCTGCTGATATCTTTAGTGATATTCAGTTTATTGAACGTGTAGAGACAAACTTAAACTCTACTGAGTATTTGTTTATTCGAGATTTAATTAGAACACATGGATTAATCGGGCAGTATATACGCGGGGAGGCTCGTTTGGACTCTCATGTTGATTTAATTAATACATATAAAGAAGAATACGGAGACGTTAGGTTAAAGGAGATTCTATACTATCTTAACCAATGCATTATTGAAGGTGTATCAAAAGCTTTGTGGAGTGAAGTGAAGAACGATTTGAAGATTACAATTGATGGCCTGTTTGATGGTTATATGGAGCCATTTACTTCTCGTATACATAGACTCACGCCAAAACATAAGGAGTCAGTATTTGAAAAAGATATAATTATGGGGAGCGAGAAGAGAGACGTTCAAACATTTTTATCTGATAAGGATTTGTGGTATGTAGAACCGTCTATGCATGCTCTTAGCTTTGAGGATATTTGGGCAGTTTTTGTTATGTTAAAGAACGAGATAGGCACTAGAAAAGTTCAGCATATACATTTCGAGAAATTGATGCAGCAGCTGCATTATGATTTCAAAGGCGAAAAAAAGGACAACGTGTATCGTAAGCGGGTTATTGAGAAGTATCTACGGGAGTACCGTGAGAACGAGAAACCGAATACAACGCATGTTTCTTTTAAGGTGAAAGTCGATGAAGATATGAAGACCGCGTATGTGTCGTTTCAGTTTTCTGCTGTAGGTGAGGCGTTAATTACCTTCTGTGTAGAGGCAGAAAAGATAGATATGATGCATGCTCGGGCAAATGTATTGCTCTTTGATTTCTTCGGGTTACGTAAGGATGCATATGATAGATTCCATAACGAAGAAGTGTATCTGGAGCATATGAATAGCTCAGCTGATGATAAACGAATTATTCTTGATTATATAAAGGGAGATATGATTGTAGATGTCGGAGCCGGTGGCGGTGTCATGTTAGACATGATCGAAGAAGAGACCGAGGACAAACGAATCTACGGTATCGATATTTCTGAAAACGTAATTGATACGTTGAAAAAGAAGAAGCAGAACGAGGGGCGTTCTTGGGACGTCATTAAAGGGGATGCAATCAACTTAAACAGCTCGTTTGAAAAAGAATCGGTTGATACGATTGTATATTCTTCTATCCTTCATGAGCTGTTCTCTTATATCGAGTATGAAGGTAAGAAATTCAATCATGAAGTAATTAAAAAGGGGCTGCAGAGTGCCTATGAGGTGTTAAAACCAGGAGGTCGTATTATCATTCGTGATGGTATCATGACCGAAGATAAAACGTTAATGCGTGTGATTCATTTTAAAGATGCAGGTGCAATGAAGTTCTTAGAGCAGTATATCCGTGAATTTAAGGGGCGCATAATCCAGTATGAGGTACTTGCAGACAATACAGTCAAAATGTCTGTTAACGATGCAATGGAGTTCTTATATACGTATACATGGGGCGAGGATTCCTTCGTTCATGAGGTGCAAGAGCAGTTTGGAATATTTACGCCAAACGAATATAAGGATTTCGTAAAGGGTATCTTTGGAGATAACATAAACATCGTTCAAGCTATGAACTATTTACAGGATGGATATACACAACATCTTAGCGAGAAAATCGAGTTTAAAGATGAGTCTGGGAATGCTGTTGCGCTACCGGATAGTACATTCTTTATGGTTTTAGAAAAGAAGTAA